In Zonotrichia albicollis isolate bZonAlb1 chromosome 3, bZonAlb1.hap1, whole genome shotgun sequence, a single window of DNA contains:
- the HNRNPLL gene encoding heterogeneous nuclear ribonucleoprotein L-like, protein MSSPSSGERYEEEEEEEEEDGAYESQAKRLKPSAAAEEGEIEYSGAEESEGRRDKPPASRGGGSGGFSGGDAGGSHHKVSVSPVVHVRGLCESVVEADLVEALEKFGTICYVMMMPFKRQALVEFENVESAKKCVTFAADEPVYIAGQQAFFNYSTSKRITRPGNTDDPSGGNKVLLLSIQNPLYPITVDVLYTVCNPVGKVQRIVIFKRNGIQAMVEFESVFCAQKAKAALNGADIYAGCCTLKIEYARPTRLNVIRNDNDSWDYTKPYLGRRDRGKGRQRQAILGEHPSSFRHDGYGSHGPLLPLPSRYRMGSRDTPELVAYPLPQASSSYMHGGNPSGSVVMVSGLHQLKMNCSRVFNLFCLYGNIEKVKFMKTIPGTALVEMGDEYAVERAVTHLNNVKLFGKRLNVCVSKQHSVVPSQIFELEDGTSSYKDFAMSKNNRFTSAGQASKNIIQPPSCVLHYYNVPLCVTEETFVKLCEDHEVLSFIKYKVFDPKPSAKTLSGLLEWECKTDAVEALTVLNHYQIRVPNGSNPYTLKLCFSTSSHL, encoded by the exons ATGTCGTCGCCGTCGTCCGGGGAACGGTacgaggaggaagaggaggaggaggaggaagacgGCGCCTACGAGAGCCAGGCTAAGCGGCTGAAGCCCAGCGCCGCTGCCGAGGAAGGCGAGATCGAGTACAGCGGCGCGGAGGAGAGCGAGGGCCGGCGGGACAAGCCCCCCGCATcgcgcggcggcggcagcggcggcttCTCGGGCGGG GATGCCGGGGGAAGTCATCACAAAGTCTCCGTTTCTCCTGTCGTCCATGTCCGAGGGCTGTGTGAGTCTGTGGTGGAAGCAGATCTCGTGGAAGCTCTTGAGAAGTTTGGAACCATATG CTATGTCATGATGATGCCATTCAAGCGCCAGGCTCTGGTGGAGTTTGAAAACGTGGAGAGTGCAAAGAAATGTGTGACCTTTGCAGCAGATGAGCCTGTGTACATTGCTGGGCAGCAGGCCTTCTTCAACTACTCCACCAGCAAGAGGATCACTCGGCCAGGGAACACTGATGACCCATCTGGAGGGAATAAAGTTCTCCTGTTGTCAATTCAGAATCCTCTCTACCCAATTACAGTG GATGTTTTGTACACTGTGTGCAACCCTGTTGGAAAAGTTCAGCGCATTGTTATATTCAAGAGAAATGGAATACAAGCCATGGTTGA GTTTGAATCAGTGTTTTGTGCCCAGAAGGCGAAGGCTGCACTCAATGGAGCAGATATCTATGCAGGATGCTGCACACTAAAAATTGAATATGCAAGG CCAACTCGACTTAATGTCATTAGGAACGACAACGATAGTTGGGACTACACTAAGCCATATCTGGGCCGCCGAG ACAGAGGGAAGGGCCGGCAGAGACAAGCTATTTTGGGAGAGCACCCATCATCCTTTAGACATGATGGCTATG GCTCCCATGGTCCTTTGTTGCCCTTGCCAAGCCGGTACCGGATGGGATCTCGGGACACTCCCGAACTCGTGGCTTACCCATTGCCACAGGCATCCTCCTCGTACATGCACGGTGGGAATCCTTCTGGGTCAGTTGTCATGGTTAGTGGCTTGCATCAGCTCAAGATGAACTGCTCAAGGGTATTCAACCTGTTCTGCTTGTATGGAAACATTGAGAAG GTGAAATTTATGAAGACTATTCCAGGCACAGCACTGGTGGAAATGGGTGATGAATATGCTGTAGAAAGAGCAGTCACACATCTCAATAATGTCAAGTTATTTGGAAAGAGACTCAATGTCTG TGTTTCCAAGCAGCACTCAGTAGTTCCAAGCCAGATATTTGAACTGGAGGATGGCACGAGTAGTTACAAGGATTTTGCCATGAGCAAGAACAATCGCTTCACCAGTGCTGGCCAAGCATCCAAGAACATCATCCAGCCACCCTCCTGTGTGCTGCATTATTACAATGTTCCCCTGTGTGTGACTGAGGAAACATTTGTAAAG TTATGTGAGGATCATGAAGTTCTCAGCTTTATTAAATACAAAGTGTTTGACCCAAAAC CTTCTGCCAAAACACTGTCTGGTCTCTTGGAATGGGAATGTAAGACAGATGCAGTGGAAGCTCTCACTGTACTTAATCACTACCAGATAAGAGTCCCAA ATGGCTCCAACCCTTACACCTTGAAGCTTTGCTTCTCTACTTCATCCCATTTATAG